The Puntigrus tetrazona isolate hp1 chromosome 19, ASM1883169v1, whole genome shotgun sequence genome has a segment encoding these proteins:
- the asb4 gene encoding ankyrin repeat and SOCS box protein 4 isoform X1 translates to MSGPRAVLGLAEEDNRTLSRREADSLVKARFLEALARNDAAEVAKILRTTSIDIDAVLDVEDRDMILASYKQGYWLPSYKLETSWAMGLHVCMMYCALESAIVLLQNGAAVNRKPNGKTPLHVACTVSNADCVELLLEWGARINSMSLSGHAPLHYCVTQESLDCAKHLILKGANINMPSEENQDTPLHTAARHGIPQLVAFYIAHGADINAVNGYMETPLITAVFWAMDIRERTYSSDHHLVCRILLDHNANLHLYEEDKKTALHKACWNCDHVLIQMLLEAGAKTNAMDINGCAAIQYLLKVTQIRPWAIPEHCYRLLLNYGAARVYPPQFHKVLQACHEYPRAVEVMINSYEHIKYTKKWRAAIPEAVYERHRNFYDSLFAVCTNNPRTLQHLARCAIRAAMFNRCELGVHHLLLPSSVKKYLLLEPVGIIY, encoded by the exons ATGAGCGGGCCTCGAGCGGTTCTCGGTTTAGCGGAGGAAGATAACCGGACGCTGTCGCGGCGGGAAGCTGATAGCCTCGTGAAAGCACGCTTTCTAGAAGCGCTCGCGCGTAACGATGCGGCTGAGGTCGCCAAAATCCTCCGCACCACCAGCATTGACATAGACGCCGTGTTGGACGTGGAGGACCGCGACATGATCCTTGCCTCGTATAAGCAAG GTTACTGGCTACCAAGTTATAAGCTGGAGACGTCCTGGGCGATGGGTCTTCACGTGTGTATGATGTACTGTGCGCTGGAGAGTGCCATAGTTCTTCTGCAGAATGGGGCAGCGGTCAACAGGAAACCCAATGGGAAAACCCCTCTACATGTGGCCTGTACAGTGTCTAATGCTGACTGTGTGGAGCTCCTGCTGGAATGGGGCGCGCGGATCAACAGCATGTCCCTGAGTGGACATGCTCCTTTACACTACTGCGTTACTCAAGAGTCTTTGGACTGTGCCAAACATCTTATTCTCAAAG GTGCAAATATCAACATGCCCAGTGAAGAGAACCAGGACACCCCTCTGCACACTGCGGCTCGCCATGGCATCCCACAGCTGGTGGCTTTCTACATTGCCCATGGAGCTGATATCAATGCAGTCAACGGTTACATGGAGACGCCTCTGATCACCGCCGTATTCTGGGCCATGGACATTCGCGAGCGGACCTATAGCTCAGACCACCATCTTGTCTGCAGGATCCTTTTGGACCACAACGCTAACTTACATCTATATGAGGAAGACAAGAAGACGGCGCTGCACAAAGCTTGCTGGAATTGTGACCACGTGCTTATCCAGATGTTACTGGAGGCCGGCGCCAAGACCAATGCTATGGATATCAACGGATGTGCAGCAATACAGTATCTGCTGAAGGTGACGCAGATCAGGCCGTGGGCCATTCCTGAACACTGCTATCGGCTGCTTCTGAACTACGGAGCGGCACGAGTCTATCCACCACAGTTTCACAAG GTGTTGCAGGCATGTCACGAATACCCCAGGGCAGTGGAGGTTATGATCAATTCTTATGAGCATATCaagtacacaaaaaaatggagAGCTGCTATTCCTGAAGCTGTATATGAG AGGCACAGAAATTTCTATGATTCTCTGTTCGCTGTCTGTACCAACAATCCACGCACTCTACAGCATCTGGCCAGATGTGCAATACGAGCTGCAATGTTCAATCGTTGTGAACTGGGTGTCCATCATCTCCTTCTTCCTTCATCGGTGAAAAAGTACTTGCTTCTGGAGCCTGTAGGAATCATATACTGA
- the asb4 gene encoding ankyrin repeat and SOCS box protein 4 isoform X2 yields the protein MSGPRAVLGLAEEDNRTLSRREADSLVKARFLEALARNDAAEVAKILRTTSIDIDAVLDVEDRDMILASYKQGYWLPSYKLETSWAMGLHVCMMYCALESAIVLLQNGAAVNRKPNGKTPLHVACTVSNADCVELLLEWGARINSMSLSGHAPLHYCVTQESLDCAKHLILKGANINMPSEENQDTPLHTAARHGIPQLVAFYIAHGADINAVNGYMETPLITAVFWAMDIRERTYSSDHHLVCRILLDHNANLHLYEEDKKTALHKACWNCDHVLIQMLLEAGAKTNAMDINGCAAIQYLLKVTQIRPWAIPEHCYRLLLNYGAARVYPPQFHKRHRNFYDSLFAVCTNNPRTLQHLARCAIRAAMFNRCELGVHHLLLPSSVKKYLLLEPVGIIY from the exons ATGAGCGGGCCTCGAGCGGTTCTCGGTTTAGCGGAGGAAGATAACCGGACGCTGTCGCGGCGGGAAGCTGATAGCCTCGTGAAAGCACGCTTTCTAGAAGCGCTCGCGCGTAACGATGCGGCTGAGGTCGCCAAAATCCTCCGCACCACCAGCATTGACATAGACGCCGTGTTGGACGTGGAGGACCGCGACATGATCCTTGCCTCGTATAAGCAAG GTTACTGGCTACCAAGTTATAAGCTGGAGACGTCCTGGGCGATGGGTCTTCACGTGTGTATGATGTACTGTGCGCTGGAGAGTGCCATAGTTCTTCTGCAGAATGGGGCAGCGGTCAACAGGAAACCCAATGGGAAAACCCCTCTACATGTGGCCTGTACAGTGTCTAATGCTGACTGTGTGGAGCTCCTGCTGGAATGGGGCGCGCGGATCAACAGCATGTCCCTGAGTGGACATGCTCCTTTACACTACTGCGTTACTCAAGAGTCTTTGGACTGTGCCAAACATCTTATTCTCAAAG GTGCAAATATCAACATGCCCAGTGAAGAGAACCAGGACACCCCTCTGCACACTGCGGCTCGCCATGGCATCCCACAGCTGGTGGCTTTCTACATTGCCCATGGAGCTGATATCAATGCAGTCAACGGTTACATGGAGACGCCTCTGATCACCGCCGTATTCTGGGCCATGGACATTCGCGAGCGGACCTATAGCTCAGACCACCATCTTGTCTGCAGGATCCTTTTGGACCACAACGCTAACTTACATCTATATGAGGAAGACAAGAAGACGGCGCTGCACAAAGCTTGCTGGAATTGTGACCACGTGCTTATCCAGATGTTACTGGAGGCCGGCGCCAAGACCAATGCTATGGATATCAACGGATGTGCAGCAATACAGTATCTGCTGAAGGTGACGCAGATCAGGCCGTGGGCCATTCCTGAACACTGCTATCGGCTGCTTCTGAACTACGGAGCGGCACGAGTCTATCCACCACAGTTTCACAAG AGGCACAGAAATTTCTATGATTCTCTGTTCGCTGTCTGTACCAACAATCCACGCACTCTACAGCATCTGGCCAGATGTGCAATACGAGCTGCAATGTTCAATCGTTGTGAACTGGGTGTCCATCATCTCCTTCTTCCTTCATCGGTGAAAAAGTACTTGCTTCTGGAGCCTGTAGGAATCATATACTGA
- the pdk4 gene encoding pyruvate dehydrogenase kinase, isozyme 4 isoform X1 yields the protein MKFAQIMLKNSSKLNIPKQVDRFSKYSPSPLSMKQFIDFGSANACEKTSFMFLRQELPVRLANIMKEIDFLPDKLLSTPSLKLLQSWYAQSLMELVDFLEKDPDDKKILTKFTETLINVRNRHNNVVPTMAQGVLEYKEAFGVDPVTNQNVQYFLDRFYMSRISTRMLMNQHTLIFDGSTNPAHPKHIGSIDPNCDVVEVVKDAYESAKMLCDQYYLTSPEVEIKQVNFKGPSDPIHIVYVPSHLYHMLFELFKNAMRATVETHETSLHLPTIKVRVSLGSEDLTIKMSDRGGGVPLRKIERLFSYMYSTAPSPVAENGRNAPLAGFGYGLPISRLYAKYFQGDLQLYSMEGYGTSAVIYLKALSTESIERLPVFNKSALRHYQTSTEADDWCIPSSEPKKLGKYEFSV from the exons ATGAAGTTCGCCCAGATCATGCTGAAGAACAGCTCGAAGCTGAACATACCTAAACAAGTGGACCGATTTTCGAAGTACTCTCCGTCCCCGCTGTCAATGAAGCAGTTCATTGACTTTG GATCAGCCAATGCCTGTGAAAAGACCTCCTTCATGTTTTTAAGGCAAGAGCTTCCGGTCCGTTTAGCCAACATCATGAAGGAGATCGACTTCCTCCCGGACAAACTGCTCAGCACTCCTTCACTGAAGCTGCTTCAAAGCTG GTATGCGCAGAGTTTGATGGAGCTTGTTGACTTTTTGGAGAAAGACCCTGATGATAAAAAAATCCTAACTAA ATTCACAGAAACGCTGATCAATGTCAGGAACAGGCACAACAATGTGGTGCCCACCATGGCACAGGGAGTGCTGGAGTACAAGGAGGCCTTTGGCGTGGATCCCGTGACCAATCAGAATGTCCAGTATTTTTTGGACCGCTTCTACATGAGCCGAATCTCCACACGCATGCTGATGAATCAGCACA CGTTAATCTTTGATGGCAGCACCAATCCAGCCCACCCCAAACACATTGGCAGTATTGACCCAAACTGTGACGTGGTGGAGGTTGTAAAAG atgCCTATGAGAGTGCCAAGATGCTGTGCGATCAGTACTACTTAACCTCTCCCGAAGTGGAAATCAAACAAGTGAACT ttaaagGACCCAGTGACCCTATACATATAGTTTACGTGCCTTCTCATCTGTACCACATGCTCTTTGAGCTCTTCAAG AACGCAATGAGAGCAACTGTGGAAACCCATGAGACCAGCCTACATCTCCCAACAATCAAAGTGAGAGTTTCTCTAGGAAGCGAAGATTTGACTATCAAg ATGTCTGACAGAGGAGGTGGGGTTCCTTTGAGGAAAATCGAAagacttttcagctacatgtatTCAACTGCACCGAGTCCTGTGGCTGAAAACGGCCGTAATGCTCCTCTG GCTGGCTTTGGCTATGGTCTTCCTATTTCCCGCCTTTATGCCAAGTACTTCCAGGGAGATCTGCAGCTCTACTCTATGGAGGGATACGGCACGTCGGCAGTCATATACCTAAAG GCCTTATCCACGGAATCAATAGAAAGACTTCCCGTCTTCAACAAGTCAGCCTTAAGGCATTATCAAACGAGCACAGAGGCCGACGACTGGTGCATCCCGAGCAGCGAGCCCAAGAAACTGGGAAAGTACGAGTTCAGTGTTTGA
- the pdk4 gene encoding pyruvate dehydrogenase kinase, isozyme 4 isoform X2 has product MKFAQIMLKNSSKLNIPKQVDRFSKYSPSPLSMKQFIDFGSANACEKTSFMFLRQELPVRLANIMKEIDFLPDKLLSTPSLKLLQSWYAQSLMELVDFLEKDPDDKKILTKFTETLINVRNRHNNVVPTMAQGVLEYKEAFGVDPVTNQNVQYFLDRFYMSRISTRMLMNQHTLIFDGSTNPAHPKHIGSIDPNCDVVEVVKDAYESAKMLCDQYYLTSPEVEIKQVNFKGPSDPIHIVYVPSHLYHMLFELFKNAMRATVETHETSLHLPTIKVRVSLGSEDLTIKAGFGYGLPISRLYAKYFQGDLQLYSMEGYGTSAVIYLKALSTESIERLPVFNKSALRHYQTSTEADDWCIPSSEPKKLGKYEFSV; this is encoded by the exons ATGAAGTTCGCCCAGATCATGCTGAAGAACAGCTCGAAGCTGAACATACCTAAACAAGTGGACCGATTTTCGAAGTACTCTCCGTCCCCGCTGTCAATGAAGCAGTTCATTGACTTTG GATCAGCCAATGCCTGTGAAAAGACCTCCTTCATGTTTTTAAGGCAAGAGCTTCCGGTCCGTTTAGCCAACATCATGAAGGAGATCGACTTCCTCCCGGACAAACTGCTCAGCACTCCTTCACTGAAGCTGCTTCAAAGCTG GTATGCGCAGAGTTTGATGGAGCTTGTTGACTTTTTGGAGAAAGACCCTGATGATAAAAAAATCCTAACTAA ATTCACAGAAACGCTGATCAATGTCAGGAACAGGCACAACAATGTGGTGCCCACCATGGCACAGGGAGTGCTGGAGTACAAGGAGGCCTTTGGCGTGGATCCCGTGACCAATCAGAATGTCCAGTATTTTTTGGACCGCTTCTACATGAGCCGAATCTCCACACGCATGCTGATGAATCAGCACA CGTTAATCTTTGATGGCAGCACCAATCCAGCCCACCCCAAACACATTGGCAGTATTGACCCAAACTGTGACGTGGTGGAGGTTGTAAAAG atgCCTATGAGAGTGCCAAGATGCTGTGCGATCAGTACTACTTAACCTCTCCCGAAGTGGAAATCAAACAAGTGAACT ttaaagGACCCAGTGACCCTATACATATAGTTTACGTGCCTTCTCATCTGTACCACATGCTCTTTGAGCTCTTCAAG AACGCAATGAGAGCAACTGTGGAAACCCATGAGACCAGCCTACATCTCCCAACAATCAAAGTGAGAGTTTCTCTAGGAAGCGAAGATTTGACTATCAAg GCTGGCTTTGGCTATGGTCTTCCTATTTCCCGCCTTTATGCCAAGTACTTCCAGGGAGATCTGCAGCTCTACTCTATGGAGGGATACGGCACGTCGGCAGTCATATACCTAAAG GCCTTATCCACGGAATCAATAGAAAGACTTCCCGTCTTCAACAAGTCAGCCTTAAGGCATTATCAAACGAGCACAGAGGCCGACGACTGGTGCATCCCGAGCAGCGAGCCCAAGAAACTGGGAAAGTACGAGTTCAGTGTTTGA